Proteins from one Streptomyces sp. 840.1 genomic window:
- a CDS encoding DUF6760 family protein, which produces MTYALPRLREEIAYIAYHFHWQREEILDLTHGERQEWVSEIARINTRVNEGG; this is translated from the coding sequence GTGACGTACGCCCTTCCCCGGCTCCGGGAGGAGATCGCGTACATCGCCTACCACTTCCACTGGCAACGCGAGGAGATCCTCGACCTGACGCACGGCGAGCGCCAGGAGTGGGTATCCGAGATAGCCCGAATCAACACCCGTGTGAACGAAGGCGGTTGA
- a CDS encoding zinc-ribbon domain-containing protein encodes MRRRTVSAGNLEEILQATEPAPVPEQAAAAPAAAPAPREDHRLRTEFEFELPRGYVDEAGTVHRHGSMRLATARDELRPQIDLRVKENPAYLSVVLLSQVITRLGAITDVHAGVVERMYATDVAFLQDFYRRVNSEGHTRAAVTCPHCEGGFEVDLSGGRLGES; translated from the coding sequence ATGAGGCGTCGTACGGTGTCCGCGGGCAACCTGGAGGAGATCCTCCAGGCGACGGAGCCCGCCCCGGTGCCGGAGCAGGCGGCGGCCGCCCCCGCCGCCGCCCCGGCCCCCCGGGAGGACCACAGGCTGCGCACCGAGTTCGAGTTCGAGCTCCCGCGCGGATACGTGGACGAGGCGGGCACGGTGCACCGGCACGGCTCGATGCGCCTGGCGACCGCCCGTGACGAGCTGCGGCCCCAGATCGACCTGCGGGTCAAGGAGAACCCGGCGTACCTGAGCGTGGTCCTGCTCAGCCAGGTGATCACCCGGCTCGGCGCGATCACCGATGTGCACGCCGGGGTGGTGGAACGGATGTACGCCACCGATGTGGCGTTCCTCCAGGACTTCTACCGCCGCGTCAACAGCGAGGGCCACACCCGGGCGGCGGTGACCTGCCCGCACTGCGAGGGCGGCTTCGAGGTCGACCTCTCGGGTGGGCGCCTGGGGGAATCGTGA
- a CDS encoding phage tail protein, whose translation MAEGDALSTHVFGVQLGGYLVESIQEISGLTVEEEVVEVRQVSAEGKQIIRKQPGARQAGEVTITRGLDQSSEFTSWIKETLNKGAVDAARQNLTIEIKDSEGSTVRRIQLMQGWASKWEGPSLKAGESAAATESVTIVFEEIVVE comes from the coding sequence ATGGCAGAGGGCGATGCTCTTTCCACCCACGTCTTCGGCGTGCAGCTCGGCGGCTACCTGGTCGAGTCGATTCAGGAGATCAGCGGGCTGACCGTCGAGGAGGAGGTCGTCGAGGTCCGTCAGGTCAGCGCGGAGGGCAAGCAGATCATCCGCAAGCAGCCCGGCGCCCGGCAGGCCGGTGAGGTCACGATCACCCGGGGACTCGACCAGAGCAGCGAGTTCACCTCGTGGATCAAGGAGACCCTGAACAAGGGCGCCGTGGACGCCGCACGGCAGAACCTCACGATCGAGATCAAGGACTCCGAGGGCAGCACGGTCCGTCGCATCCAGCTGATGCAGGGCTGGGCCTCGAAGTGGGAGGGCCCTTCGCTCAAGGCGGGCGAGTCCGCCGCGGCCACCGAGTCCGTCACGATCGTCTTCGAGGAGATCGTCGTCGAATGA
- a CDS encoding phage tail sheath family protein, translated as MPTYLTPGVYVEEVQSGARPIEGVGTAVAAFVGFARNGPFHAPTLVTSWDQYTQLFGGFAEGTYLPHAVYGYFANGGGAAYVVRIGGPAEGASPDDGAQGVQARAAEPVELGGFLIAARPGITGVSVEIADADGENPPEDRFKVLVRQGDKVVETYEASTRKNVKGYLVTQARSSSLIAVTEQRNATQSRPAGQTVAVPDAPAAPATSGSGEVERLDASEYVGDVAARTGFGGLEAIDEITMVSVPDLMSAHQRGDIDAEGVRTVQLAVIAHCEQMGDRVAILDSPPGLSAQQVRAWRNDEAGYDSRYATLYYPWVRVFDPAAGRNTTVPPSGHIAGVWARSDAERGVHKAPANEVIRGAVDLELRLSKGEQDLLNPIGVNCVRAFSGRGVRVWGARTLSSDPAWRYLNVRRLFNYLEESILLGTQWVVFEPNDDRLWSSIRRNVTAFLTEEWRRGALFGRTAEEAFYVRCDRDNNPQESIDQGRVICEIGVSPVKPAEFVVFRLAQFSDTTSLIDE; from the coding sequence CACCTCATGGGACCAGTACACCCAGCTTTTCGGCGGATTCGCCGAGGGCACCTACCTGCCCCACGCGGTCTACGGATACTTCGCCAACGGCGGGGGCGCGGCCTACGTGGTCCGGATCGGCGGACCCGCCGAGGGCGCATCGCCGGACGACGGCGCCCAGGGGGTGCAGGCCAGGGCGGCGGAGCCGGTCGAGCTCGGCGGCTTCCTGATCGCGGCCAGGCCCGGGATCACCGGGGTGTCGGTGGAGATCGCCGACGCGGACGGCGAGAACCCGCCCGAGGACCGCTTCAAGGTCCTGGTCCGCCAGGGCGACAAGGTCGTGGAGACCTACGAGGCCTCGACCCGCAAGAACGTCAAGGGATACCTGGTCACCCAGGCACGTTCCTCCAGCCTGATCGCGGTCACCGAGCAGCGCAACGCCACCCAGAGCCGGCCCGCGGGCCAGACCGTGGCAGTGCCCGACGCCCCGGCCGCGCCCGCCACGTCCGGCTCCGGCGAGGTCGAGCGCCTCGACGCGTCCGAATACGTCGGCGACGTCGCCGCCCGTACGGGGTTCGGCGGCCTGGAGGCCATCGACGAGATCACCATGGTCTCGGTCCCCGACCTGATGAGCGCCCACCAGCGCGGTGACATCGACGCGGAGGGCGTACGAACGGTGCAGCTCGCCGTGATCGCGCACTGCGAGCAGATGGGCGACCGGGTGGCCATCCTGGACAGCCCGCCCGGACTCTCCGCCCAGCAGGTGCGCGCCTGGCGCAACGACGAGGCGGGCTACGACTCCCGCTACGCCACCCTCTACTACCCGTGGGTGCGGGTCTTCGACCCGGCGGCCGGACGCAACACCACCGTCCCGCCCAGCGGTCACATCGCGGGCGTGTGGGCGCGCAGCGACGCCGAGCGGGGCGTGCACAAGGCGCCCGCCAACGAGGTGATCCGCGGCGCCGTGGATCTGGAACTCCGGCTCAGCAAGGGCGAGCAGGACCTGCTCAACCCGATCGGCGTGAACTGCGTGCGCGCCTTCTCCGGCCGGGGCGTCCGGGTGTGGGGCGCCCGCACCCTCTCCTCGGACCCGGCGTGGCGCTACCTGAACGTGCGCCGGCTGTTCAACTACCTGGAGGAGTCGATCCTCCTGGGCACCCAGTGGGTGGTCTTCGAGCCGAACGACGACCGCCTGTGGTCGAGCATCCGGCGCAACGTCACCGCGTTCCTCACCGAGGAGTGGCGCAGGGGCGCGCTGTTCGGCCGCACCGCCGAAGAGGCGTTCTACGTGCGGTGCGACCGCGACAACAACCCGCAGGAGTCCATCGACCAGGGCCGGGTCATCTGCGAGATCGGCGTCTCGCCGGTCAAGCCCGCGGAGTTCGTGGTGTTCCGGCTGGCTCAGTTCTCCGACACCACCAGCCTCATCGACGAGTGA